The following proteins are co-located in the Streptomyces sp. NBC_00435 genome:
- the pspAA gene encoding PspA-associated protein PspAA gives MIVRIMGEGQVKLADSHFTELNKLDDVLLAEMESGDEEGFRRTLGELLDAVRRLGEPLPDDALEPSELILPAPDASLDEVREMLSDDGLIPG, from the coding sequence ATGATTGTCCGCATCATGGGGGAAGGTCAGGTGAAGCTGGCGGACAGCCACTTCACCGAGCTCAACAAGCTGGACGACGTGCTGCTCGCGGAGATGGAGAGCGGTGACGAGGAGGGCTTCCGGCGCACGCTGGGCGAACTGCTCGACGCCGTGCGCCGCCTCGGCGAGCCGCTGCCCGACGACGCGCTGGAGCCGTCCGAGCTGATCCTGCCCGCGCCCGACGCCTCGCTGGACGAGGTCCGGGAGATGCTCAGCGACGACGGCCTGATCCCGGGCTGA